In Pseudomonas saudiphocaensis, one DNA window encodes the following:
- a CDS encoding substrate-binding domain-containing protein, with protein sequence MGLFGWLQGIGRLALYLCVFGGLSAQSWAVGTHEAPVAKSSEVLRIQGSNTVGAKLAPMLVAGLFEARGLKSVRIVAAERENEQHVIGTNAAGRTFHALIAAHGTGTGFAGLKDGTADLAAASRPIKQSEVDSLTALGDLRSAEAEQIIAIDGLAIIVHPQNPIQSLSVEQIARLFAGEITNWRELGGAPLPVRVHARDDQSGTYDTFKELVLGSHGKALSSAAARYESNDQLSSAVSLSPGAIGFVGLASIGNARALAIVDGESLPMLPSHASVATEDYPLSRRLFLYAHPSRQSQWTRDFLQFAHSPSGQAIVEQSGYVAQSIRAINMAVTPDMPPAYRQLAREAQRLTVNFRFDQGSARLDNKAQRDIERLVAYLNANEKRMSAATLVGFGDPRIDPARTALLSKLRAMAVRSELARGGILVREILGMGDELPVASNEGSGRLKNQRVEVWVH encoded by the coding sequence ATGGGGCTTTTCGGATGGCTGCAAGGGATCGGCAGACTGGCGCTTTACCTTTGCGTGTTCGGGGGTTTGAGCGCCCAGTCATGGGCTGTCGGCACACACGAAGCGCCGGTTGCCAAAAGCAGCGAAGTACTGCGCATCCAGGGTTCCAATACGGTCGGCGCGAAGCTCGCACCCATGCTGGTGGCCGGGCTGTTCGAGGCACGTGGCTTGAAGTCGGTACGCATCGTCGCGGCCGAGCGTGAGAATGAGCAGCACGTGATCGGCACCAATGCCGCCGGGCGCACCTTCCATGCATTGATCGCGGCCCACGGCACCGGCACCGGTTTTGCCGGCCTCAAGGACGGCACTGCCGATCTCGCCGCCGCGTCGCGCCCGATCAAACAGAGCGAGGTCGATAGCCTGACGGCACTGGGCGATCTACGCAGCGCCGAAGCCGAGCAGATCATCGCCATCGATGGTCTGGCGATCATCGTTCACCCGCAAAACCCCATCCAGTCGCTCAGCGTCGAACAGATTGCGCGGCTATTCGCCGGCGAAATCACCAACTGGCGGGAGCTGGGCGGTGCCCCCCTTCCCGTGCGAGTGCATGCCCGCGACGACCAATCCGGCACCTATGACACCTTCAAGGAGCTTGTGCTTGGCAGCCATGGCAAGGCGCTTTCCTCGGCTGCGGCTCGCTACGAATCCAACGATCAGCTTTCCAGCGCAGTCAGCCTGAGCCCCGGTGCCATCGGCTTCGTCGGCCTTGCCTCCATCGGCAATGCCAGGGCGCTGGCGATTGTCGATGGCGAATCACTGCCGATGCTGCCCAGCCACGCCTCGGTAGCCACCGAAGACTACCCGCTGTCGCGGCGGCTATTTCTTTACGCCCATCCCAGCCGGCAATCTCAATGGACGCGCGACTTTCTACAATTCGCCCACAGCCCTTCCGGCCAGGCCATCGTCGAGCAATCGGGCTATGTGGCGCAGTCCATCCGGGCAATAAACATGGCCGTTACACCAGACATGCCGCCGGCGTATCGGCAGCTCGCCAGGGAGGCACAACGGCTGACGGTGAACTTCCGTTTCGATCAGGGCAGCGCCCGCCTCGACAACAAGGCCCAGCGCGATATCGAGCGGCTTGTCGCTTACCTCAACGCCAACGAAAAGCGCATGAGCGCCGCGACGCTGGTGGGTTTCGGCGACCCCCGAATCGACCCGGCCCGAACCGCGCTGCTGTCCAAGTTGCGCGCCATGGCGGTGCGTAGCGAACTGGCTCGCGGCGGCATTCTGGTCAGGGAAATTCTCGGGATGGGCGACGAGCTTCCGGTAGCCTCCAACGAGGGCAGCGGACGCTTGAAGAACCAACGCGTGGAGGTCTGGGTTCACTAG